From Paenibacillus sp. V4I7, one genomic window encodes:
- a CDS encoding sugar ABC transporter ATP-binding protein yields the protein MEVVQAEVEKNISSESSIVLSMRAISKSFSGVTVLKNINIDLHKGEVHALMGENGAGKSTLMKIMAGIYRPDNGEIMYRGKSITWHNAMEAREKGISVIHQELNLSPNITIGENVLMGTKFPKNKFGMVDWKKVHERAHFLLQSIGSELDPRSYVSTLSVAQQQMVEIARALSIEAEVLVMDEPTASLTHKEIDKLFIIINELKQKGVAIVYISHRMDEIFKISDRCTILRDGEWITTIPIAETNPEHLVKTMVGRELNDLFQKPPSHTIWIKDKIPVLEVKGLSDNKNVKDISLKVHSGEIVGISGLVGAGRTELVRAIFGLSEITAGEILINGQSVKISSPEDAIRYGIAHVPESRKEQGLFLNMSVKENIMMAEMYKYRKAALLDWSQISNEADRYISELGIKTANKEQKVVSLSGGNQQKALLARWLSIQPKVLLLDEPTRGVDIGAKTEIHKVICKLAKNGLAVLVISSELPEILALSDRILVMHEGKLRANLQREDATQEKIMYYATGEIK from the coding sequence ATGGAAGTTGTGCAAGCGGAAGTTGAAAAAAACATTTCCTCTGAATCGTCAATAGTGTTAAGCATGCGAGCGATTTCCAAGTCTTTCTCTGGGGTTACCGTATTAAAAAACATAAACATCGATCTGCATAAAGGTGAAGTACATGCTTTAATGGGAGAGAACGGTGCCGGTAAGTCGACGCTTATGAAGATTATGGCAGGGATATACCGTCCAGATAACGGCGAGATTATGTATCGAGGCAAATCGATTACTTGGCATAATGCGATGGAAGCGCGTGAGAAAGGCATTAGTGTCATTCATCAAGAGCTTAATCTTTCACCGAATATAACCATCGGTGAGAACGTATTGATGGGAACCAAATTCCCGAAAAATAAGTTCGGTATGGTGGACTGGAAGAAAGTTCACGAGCGAGCCCATTTCTTATTACAATCAATCGGATCTGAATTGGATCCAAGATCATATGTCTCAACTTTAAGTGTTGCCCAACAACAAATGGTGGAAATCGCGAGAGCCCTATCTATAGAAGCAGAAGTTCTAGTGATGGATGAACCAACAGCTTCGTTAACACACAAAGAAATAGATAAGCTGTTTATTATTATTAATGAACTCAAACAAAAAGGTGTTGCGATCGTTTACATTTCACATCGTATGGATGAAATTTTTAAAATTTCTGATCGTTGTACCATTTTGCGTGATGGAGAGTGGATTACAACGATTCCTATCGCCGAAACCAATCCGGAGCATCTGGTTAAGACAATGGTTGGTCGTGAATTAAACGATTTATTTCAAAAACCGCCTTCACATACGATCTGGATTAAAGATAAAATACCGGTTTTAGAGGTTAAAGGTTTATCTGATAACAAAAATGTAAAGGATATTTCGCTAAAGGTGCATTCAGGAGAAATTGTTGGGATTTCAGGATTGGTAGGGGCAGGAAGAACAGAACTAGTCAGAGCGATCTTTGGTTTATCAGAAATAACGGCAGGTGAAATTCTGATTAACGGTCAATCGGTGAAAATCTCTTCTCCAGAAGATGCTATACGATATGGTATTGCTCATGTTCCGGAAAGTCGTAAGGAGCAAGGGCTATTCCTGAATATGTCTGTCAAAGAAAATATTATGATGGCTGAAATGTATAAATATCGAAAAGCAGCCCTCTTAGATTGGTCGCAAATAAGCAATGAAGCTGATAGGTATATAAGTGAATTAGGCATTAAAACGGCAAACAAAGAACAAAAGGTGGTCAGCTTGAGCGGAGGAAATCAGCAAAAAGCACTGCTTGCACGTTGGTTATCCATCCAGCCTAAAGTGCTTTTGTTAGATGAACCGACAAGAGGTGTCGACATTGGCGCGAAAACTGAAATTCATAAAGTTATTTGTAAATTAGCCAAAAACGGTCTTGCTGTGTTAGTCATTTCCTCTGAGCTGCCAGAAATATTAGCGCTGAGTGATCGTATACTTGTTATGCATGAGGGTAAATTACGGGCAAACCTGCAGCGGGAAGACGCGACGCAAGAAAAAATCATGTATTATGCAACGGGGGAGATCAAATGA
- a CDS encoding ABC transporter permease — protein MSAGMEAIVNKKMNVGLSMRKIWNQLGMLIVLVAICIILAIFAPNFTDTGNILNILKQSSVIGILAAGMTLVILTGGIDLSVGSTIALSGVVSVMLSKLGVNPFIAMFAGIAVGYAAGWINGFLTARTKLPSFIVTLGSMTYIRGAAFVISGGLPTILASEPFKFIGSGKILSVPTPIYIMLSVYIVMFIVLKYTMFGRHIYAIGGNEEAARLTGIKVEKTLINVYAISGLCAGLAGVVLAGRLISGQPNAGSMAELDAIAAVVLGGTSLAGGIGRIQMTIIGVLILGVIRNGLTLLNVSFFWQTVITGVVIVLAVLLDRLRTDK, from the coding sequence ATGAGTGCTGGAATGGAAGCAATTGTTAATAAAAAAATGAATGTTGGATTATCCATGAGAAAAATTTGGAATCAACTAGGCATGTTAATTGTGTTAGTTGCTATTTGTATCATACTCGCCATTTTTGCACCTAATTTCACCGATACGGGGAATATTCTCAATATATTAAAGCAATCGTCCGTTATCGGAATTCTTGCAGCGGGTATGACCCTGGTTATTCTGACGGGCGGGATTGATTTATCCGTGGGATCGACTATCGCACTTTCTGGCGTCGTATCCGTAATGTTGTCAAAACTAGGAGTTAACCCTTTTATTGCCATGTTCGCTGGGATTGCGGTGGGATATGCAGCAGGCTGGATCAATGGTTTTCTGACTGCAAGAACCAAACTTCCATCCTTTATTGTTACATTAGGCAGTATGACTTATATTAGAGGCGCTGCTTTCGTGATTAGCGGGGGATTACCTACCATACTGGCTTCGGAACCGTTTAAGTTTATTGGATCAGGGAAGATCCTATCGGTTCCAACCCCCATATACATTATGCTCAGTGTCTATATTGTTATGTTTATCGTACTTAAATACACGATGTTTGGCAGACATATTTATGCGATTGGGGGAAATGAAGAGGCAGCGAGATTAACAGGTATTAAGGTTGAAAAGACATTAATTAATGTGTATGCCATTAGTGGTTTATGTGCGGGATTAGCTGGCGTAGTACTTGCAGGGCGTTTAATTTCCGGTCAGCCGAATGCTGGAAGCATGGCCGAGCTTGATGCCATTGCTGCCGTTGTTCTCGGCGGAACGAGCCTGGCTGGGGGAATTGGCCGAATTCAGATGACCATTATTGGTGTGCTAATTTTGGGCGTAATTAGAAATGGATTGACACTTTTAAATGTTAGCTTCTTTTGGCAAACCGTTATTACAGGTGTTGTTATCGTACTTGCGGTGCTTTTGGATCGTCTCCGCACCGATAAGTAA
- a CDS encoding CBO0543 family protein — translation MNKPSLNCVKYRCFQLLHHLRDNNEEVAMTNEEYLKHIKELISNTAQDSIEYVILWKEHVLFTWQWWFSLVLFVVPIIVWFFIRKKNSTDRLLYPGIIVLLAASWLDFMGNNFGLWYYPYKLIPSIPPYIPFETFIVFEVMLLLQYKPKSSPFLKALILGLFNSFVSEPLLSWLGIYVVVHWSNFISLPIYILIYLLADYFSKRNKMNNLDAP, via the coding sequence ATGAATAAACCTTCTTTGAATTGCGTAAAATACCGTTGTTTCCAATTATTACATCACTTACGGGACAATAACGAAGAGGTAGCTATGACCAATGAAGAATATCTTAAACATATAAAAGAATTGATAAGTAATACTGCCCAAGATAGCATCGAGTACGTAATATTGTGGAAAGAGCATGTGTTGTTTACCTGGCAGTGGTGGTTTAGCCTAGTTTTATTCGTCGTTCCGATTATTGTTTGGTTTTTTATTAGGAAAAAAAATAGCACTGATCGCTTGTTATATCCAGGCATCATTGTACTGCTCGCGGCGTCCTGGCTCGATTTTATGGGAAATAATTTTGGTTTATGGTACTATCCCTACAAACTAATTCCAAGTATCCCTCCTTACATTCCTTTTGAAACATTCATTGTTTTTGAAGTGATGCTCTTACTACAGTACAAACCAAAGTCTTCTCCTTTTCTAAAGGCGCTCATATTGGGGCTGTTTAACTCATTCGTATCCGAGCCTTTATTGAGTTGGTTAGGAATTTATGTGGTGGTACATTGGAGTAATTTCATATCACTACCTATTTACATTTTGATATATTTATTGGCGGATTATTTCTCGAAACGAAACAAAATGAATAATTTGGATGCTCCATAA
- a CDS encoding substrate-binding domain-containing protein, giving the protein MKNMKMILLLFVVFALSACGKAAETKPAAATGAPAETASAAKAADPAPKKKVVIGLTVQNLSNPFFVAMSKGAAEAAKKHGGEVIAVSAEDNLATQTAQIEDFITKKVSMIILSSVDTKGIAAAVGQAKAAGIPIISVDTISEGGVNASVTSDNVQAGRIAGEYLVKRLNGKGNIAVLDGPPVSAVTDRIAGFNEALKAAPGIKIVANQNGNGNRETSLGKMETILQANGKGKIDAVFAINDPSGIGAKIAAEQAGRDKEMFIVGVDGSPDAVTTLKENKSYVGSSAQNPFNMITIAVETAFKVLAGEKVEPLIKLPTDFITTENVKDYKGW; this is encoded by the coding sequence ATGAAAAACATGAAAATGATCTTATTGCTTTTTGTTGTATTTGCACTTTCGGCTTGTGGTAAAGCAGCGGAAACCAAACCCGCAGCAGCAACTGGGGCGCCAGCAGAAACAGCTAGCGCAGCTAAAGCAGCAGATCCGGCACCTAAGAAAAAAGTAGTTATTGGTTTGACGGTACAAAACTTAAGCAATCCTTTCTTTGTAGCGATGTCCAAAGGTGCAGCTGAAGCTGCTAAGAAACACGGCGGTGAAGTTATCGCCGTTAGTGCAGAAGATAATTTGGCGACACAAACCGCCCAAATCGAAGATTTTATTACCAAAAAAGTAAGTATGATTATTCTAAGCTCCGTAGATACCAAAGGTATTGCAGCAGCAGTGGGTCAAGCTAAAGCTGCAGGTATTCCAATCATTTCTGTCGATACAATTTCTGAAGGTGGCGTTAATGCGAGTGTAACTTCCGATAACGTTCAAGCAGGAAGAATAGCAGGTGAATATTTAGTTAAAAGGTTGAATGGAAAAGGAAATATTGCCGTACTAGACGGTCCGCCAGTATCTGCTGTAACAGACCGCATTGCAGGATTTAATGAAGCTCTCAAAGCAGCTCCGGGAATTAAGATAGTTGCTAATCAAAATGGTAACGGCAATCGTGAAACATCACTAGGAAAAATGGAAACCATTCTACAAGCAAACGGTAAAGGGAAAATTGATGCCGTATTTGCTATTAATGATCCATCAGGTATTGGCGCCAAAATTGCTGCAGAGCAAGCAGGTCGCGACAAGGAAATGTTTATCGTCGGTGTGGATGGATCTCCGGATGCAGTGACTACACTGAAAGAAAACAAAAGCTATGTTGGAAGCTCAGCACAAAATCCTTTTAATATGATTACAATTGCGGTTGAAACGGCATTTAAAGTTCTTGCTGGTGAAAAAGTGGAACCATTAATTAAACTTCCAACTGACTTCATTACGACAGAAAACGTTAAAGACTATAAAGGCTGGTAA
- a CDS encoding GNAT family N-acetyltransferase: protein MITKECLINEIQYLIEEYILGLSSPFDSFLEDHILTSTFYMIQEGSKVLGYYAIHNNELLTQFYISRPYQMYSQKMFNQVLERNTVNSLFVPTCDELFVSLALDKDFTINKQAYFFQDNQADIIESNVSGDESFRPANLEDLQQIQQICGDFLDQYERRIASGELFTYYRGAVLLGIGVVEKSKMFKGLASIGMLTNEAYRKQGIGRVIILKLRKWCDKQGIKPVSGCWYYNEASKRTLESAGMVTKTRLLKIKVT from the coding sequence ATGATTACAAAAGAATGTCTTATCAATGAAATTCAATATCTTATTGAAGAATACATCCTCGGGCTATCTTCACCTTTTGACTCCTTCTTGGAGGATCATATTCTAACCTCGACTTTTTACATGATCCAAGAGGGATCAAAAGTACTGGGTTACTATGCAATTCACAATAATGAACTTCTTACCCAATTCTACATCAGTCGTCCCTACCAAATGTACTCGCAGAAGATGTTTAACCAAGTGCTAGAACGTAATACTGTGAACTCACTTTTCGTTCCGACCTGCGATGAACTATTTGTAAGCCTAGCGTTAGATAAGGACTTCACAATCAACAAACAAGCTTACTTTTTCCAAGACAATCAAGCAGACATAATAGAGAGTAATGTTTCAGGTGATGAATCATTTCGCCCTGCTAATCTAGAAGATCTGCAACAAATACAACAAATCTGTGGAGATTTTCTTGACCAATACGAACGGCGGATTGCCAGTGGAGAACTCTTCACCTACTATAGAGGTGCTGTGTTGCTTGGAATCGGAGTAGTTGAGAAGTCTAAGATGTTCAAAGGATTAGCAAGCATAGGTATGTTAACTAATGAGGCATATAGAAAGCAAGGAATTGGGAGAGTCATTATTTTAAAATTAAGGAAATGGTGTGATAAGCAGGGTATTAAGCCTGTAAGTGGATGTTGGTACTATAACGAAGCTTCTAAAAGGACTCTGGAGAGTGCGGGTATGGTCACGAAAACCAGACTATTGAAAATCAAAGTAACTTAA